The Arachis ipaensis cultivar K30076 chromosome B07, Araip1.1, whole genome shotgun sequence genome includes a window with the following:
- the LOC107607522 gene encoding uncharacterized protein LOC107607522, whose amino-acid sequence MNNNLGGFFFIYDYGGTDSICSIKQGSPLAKLICKAKLIIWNEAPMLNKICYEVLDKSFKDILRSSSSYNEDLPFAGKVVVLGGDFRQIIPVINMGSRKDIVQAIVNSSYLWSSIGDGLEGDSIDGEFEVNIPEEILIKDSADGFDNIIKFERTILALTLDIVHGVNNYIIKYIESDEKVYLSSDSMCVEKGSMESELNTFTLNVLNAINCLELSPHELILKVGVPVMLLKNID is encoded by the exons ATGAATAATAACCTTGGTGGTTTTTTCTTCATATATGATTATGGTGGAACAG ATTCTATATGTAGTATAAAACAAGGGTCTCCACTTGCTAAGTTGATTTGCAAAGCAAAGCTTATTATATGGAATGAGGCTCCAATGCTAAATAAGATTTGTTATGAAGTACTCGACAAGTCTTTCAAAGACATACTTAGATCTTCATCATCATACAATGAAGACTTACCCTTTGCTGGTAAGGTAGTCGTACTTGGAGGTGACTTTAGACAGATTATACCTGTTATAAATATGGGATCTAGAAAAGATATTGTACAAGCTATAGTTAACTCATCTTATCTGTGGTCATC AATTGGTGATGGTCTTGAAGGAGATTCAATTGATGGTGAGTTTGAAGTCAATATTCCAGAAGAGATTCTAATCAAGGACAGTGCTGATGGCTTTGACAATATCATTAAATTT GAGAGAACCATTCTTGCTCTTACACTAGATATTGTGCACGGggtaaataattatataataaagTATATTGAATCCGACGAGAAAGTTTATTTGAGTTCTGACTCCATGTGCGTTGAAAAAGGTAGCATGGAGTCAGAACTTAATACATTTACTCTTAACGTACTAAATGCCATTAACTGCTTAGAGTTATCACCTCATGAACTTATATTAAAAGTAGGTGTTCCTGTTATGTTACTAAAAAATATTGACTAA
- the LOC107609891 gene encoding endoplasmin homolog yields MRKWTLPSALLLLSLLLLFADQGRKLQANAEADSDELVDPPKVEDKIGAVPNGLSTDSDVAKREAESISKRSLRNNAQKFEFQAEVSRLMDILINSLYSNKDIFLRELISNASDALDKIRFLSLTDKEILGEGDTAKLEIQIKLDKEKKILSIRDRGIGMTKEDLIKNLGTIAKSGTSAFLEKMQSSGDLNLIGQFGVGFYSVYLVADYVEVISKHNDDKQHVWESKADGAFAISEDTWNEPLGRGTEIRLHLRDEAGEYLEEHKLKELVKKYSEFINFPIYLWASKEVDVEVPADEDDESSESSSEEENKDDDAEKSEDDEEKPKTKTVKETTYEWELLNDVKAIWLRNPKEVSEEEYTKFYHTLAKDFGDEKPLAWSHFNAEGDVEFKAVLFVPPKAPHDLYESYYNSNKSNLKLYVRRVFISDEFDELLPKYLSFLKGLVDSDTLPLNVSREMLQQHSSLRTIKKKLIRKALDMIRRIADEDPDESTDKDKKEEVSSDNDEKRGQYAKFWNEFGKSIKLGIIEDATNRNRLAKLLRVETSKSEGKLTSLDQYISRMKSGQKDIFYITGTNKEQLEKSPFLERLRKKNYEVIYFTDPVDEYLMQYLMDYEDKKFQNVSKEGLKIGKDAKAKELKESFKDLTKWWKSALSSENVDDVKISNRLDNTPCVVVTSKFGWSANMERIMQAQTLSDASKQAYMRGKRVLEINPRHPIIKELRERVVKNPEDESVKQTAQLMYQTALFESGFLLNDPKDFASRIYDSVKSSLDISPEATVEEEEEAEEVEAESEAKDGASADADVKDEL; encoded by the exons ATGAGGAAGTGGACGCTCCCTTCCgctcttcttctcctttctctcCTCCTCCTATTTGCAGATCAAG GTCGCAAGCTTCAGGCAAATGCCGAAGCTGATTCTGACGAGCTTGTAGATCCACCTAAGGTTGAGGACAAGATCGGTGCCGTTCCTAACGGTCTTTCCACAGATTCAGATGTCGCCAAGAG GGAGGCGGAGTCGATCTCGAAGAGATCTCTTCGCAACAACGCGCAGAAGTTTGAGTTCCAGGCCGAAGTTTCTCGGCTTATGGATATTCTCATCAACTCTCTCTACAGCAACAAGGATATTTTCCTCAGGGAGTTGATCTCTAATGCTTCTGAC GCGCTGGACAAGATTAGGTTTCTCTCTCTCACCGATAAGGAGATTCTGGGGGAAGGTGATACTGCCAAGCTCGAAATCCAG ATTAAGTTGGACAAGGAGAAGAAAATCCTTTCCATCCGAGACAGGGGTATTGGTATGACAAAGGAGGATTTAATAAAGAATTTGGGGACCATAGCAAAATCTGGAACCTCAG CGTTTCTTGAGAAAATGCAATCAAGTGGTGATCTCAATCTTATTGGGCAGTTTGGAGTTGGTTTCTACTCTGTGTACCTTGTGGCTGACTATGTTGAAGTAATTAGCAAACATAATGACGATAAACA GCATGTGTGGGAATCTAAAGCTGATGGAGCATTTGCGATTTCTGAAGATACATGGAATGAACCACTGGGACGTGGTACTGAGATTAGGCTACACCTCAGAGATGAAGCTGGGGAGTACTTGGAGGAGCATAAGCTTAAG GAATTGGTAAAAAAATACTCTGAATTTATTAACTTCCCTATTTATCTCTGGGCAAGCAAAGAGGTTGATGTGGAGGTCCCTGCTGATGAAGATGATGAATCAT CTGAAAGCAGCTCTGAGGAAGAAAATAAAGATGATGATGCTGAGAAAAGTGAAGATGACGAAGAGAAGCCCAAGACAAAGACAGTGAAGGAAACGACTTATGAATGGGAACTTCTAAATGATGTGAAAGCTATATGGCTGCGAAATCCAAAGGAGGTTTCAGAAGAAGAGTACACCAAATTCTACCATACTCTTGCCAAG GATTTCGGTGATGAGAAACCTTTAGCATGGAGTCACTTCAATGCTGAAGGCGATGTTGAGTTCAAGGCAGTGCTTTTTGTGCCACCTAAAGCCCCTCATGATTTATATGAGAGTTATTACAACTCTAACAAATCCAATCTGAAGTTGTATGTTAGACGAGTATTTATTTCAGATGAATTTGATGAACTGTTGCCTAAATACCTCAGCTTCTTGAAG GGCCTTGTTGATTCTGACACGTTGCCACTTAATGTCTCCCGTGAAATGCTTCAACAACACAGTAGCCTGAGGACAATCAAGAAGAAACTTATCAGGAAAGCCCTTGATATGATCCGTAGGATTGCTGATGAGGATCCAGATGAGTCCACTGACAAAGATAAGAAAG AAGAGGTATCATCTGACAATGATGAGAAAAGAGGTCAATATGCTAAGTTCTGGAATGAGTTTGGAAAGTCCATCAAACTTGGCATCATTGAAGATGCTACTAACAGAAACCGTCTGGCAAAACTGCTGAGAGTTGAGAC CTCAAAGTCTGAAGGTAAATTGACGTCTCTTGATCAGTACATCTCCAGAATGAAATCTGGACAAAAGGATATCTTCTACATAACTGGAACTAACAAAGAACAACTGGAAAAATCTCCTTTCCTTGAGCGGCTTAGGAAGAAAAATTACGAG GTTATTTACTTCACTGATCCAGTTGATGAATACTTGATGCAATATCTTATGGATTATGAAGACAAAAAATTCCAAAATGTGTCCAAGGAAGGTCTGAAAATTGGAAAGGACGCCAAAGCCAAGGAACTAAAGGAATCCTTCAAGGATCTCACAAAGTGGTGGAAAAGTGCACTTTCCAGTGAAAATGTTGATGATGTGAAGATATCCAACCGTTTGGATAACACTCCTTGTGTGGTGGTGACTTCGAAATTTGGTTGGAGTGCTAACATGGAGAGAATAATGCAGGCACAAACTTTATCAGATGCTAGCAAGCAAGCATACATGCGTGGCAAGAGGGTTCTTGAAATCAATCCTAGGCACCCTATTATCAAGGAGCTCAGGGAGCGTGTAGTAAAGAACCCTGAG